From a single Bacillus pumilus genomic region:
- a CDS encoding peptidoglycan recognition protein family protein: MNFKKISKLVDLRGKTKSKGRYSNVSVNAKTDIAVHHSLTKTGNSAAFANYHVGNHGWPGVAYHFVILKDGTIEWNHDLGIKSYHVGNSNSFAIGICLVGDFRSEKPTTAQETNFRALVTALKKDMPNYKRTRGHNEFPGYSWKACPVFDYKAVLAGTVKQTTKAQPVKSSPSKSTTKPKTTSKKIYNLPTGILKVTKPLTKGAGVKAVQEALAALFFYPDKGAKNNGIDGYYGPKTADAVKRFQLMHGLAADGIYGPKTKAALEKLLK, from the coding sequence ATGAACTTTAAAAAAATAAGCAAGCTTGTTGATCTTCGGGGAAAAACGAAAAGTAAAGGAAGGTATTCAAATGTCAGTGTAAATGCAAAGACCGATATTGCAGTACATCACAGTTTAACAAAAACGGGAAACAGTGCAGCTTTTGCAAACTATCATGTAGGTAATCATGGTTGGCCGGGTGTAGCTTATCATTTTGTAATTCTCAAAGATGGTACGATTGAATGGAATCATGATCTAGGAATCAAATCCTATCATGTAGGAAACTCAAACAGTTTTGCTATCGGCATTTGTCTTGTGGGTGATTTTAGAAGCGAAAAGCCGACAACAGCACAGGAAACAAACTTCCGAGCTTTAGTAACGGCCTTGAAGAAAGATATGCCTAATTACAAAAGAACAAGAGGGCACAATGAGTTTCCGGGCTATTCTTGGAAAGCGTGTCCTGTCTTTGATTATAAAGCGGTTTTAGCTGGTACAGTAAAGCAAACAACAAAAGCCCAACCTGTAAAATCATCGCCATCAAAAAGCACAACTAAGCCTAAAACAACATCTAAAAAGATATACAACCTGCCAACAGGCATTTTAAAAGTAACTAAGCCATTAACGAAAGGGGCAGGCGTAAAAGCCGTACAGGAAGCACTAGCCGCTCTTTTCTTCTATCCTGATAAGGGAGCAAAAAACAACGGCATTGATGGTTATTATGGACCAAAAACAGCGGATGCAGTCAAGAGGTTCCAACTCATGCACGGTCTTGCTGCCGATGGCATTTATGGTCCAAAGACAAAAGCAGCTCTCGAAAAGCTATTAAAATGA
- a CDS encoding distal tail protein Dit — MINYQKLVPNEWKITFNGIDISQYFYLKETPSGRGVVGREVKIDTIGNRAGGFLRGTRLPVRVITLEVLFAFSTEKELKKKQEELNYILHTDEEKPLVFFDEPDRTYNAIFESLTEGETKGGLQHATLTFLCSDPKKYGTAAAYELGKGVQTFTNPSLAAIEPQIECIFTAAATSYEVALLHSDESVNKVIKVVHNFIEGDTLIIDIAKRKVLNNGKAIMNGLQIQSEFFSFPAQKPVKLKFSHNSSIKFKEAYL, encoded by the coding sequence ATGATTAATTATCAAAAACTTGTCCCCAACGAATGGAAGATCACTTTTAACGGTATCGACATATCACAATATTTCTACCTTAAAGAGACACCAAGCGGCAGGGGTGTTGTTGGTCGAGAAGTGAAAATTGACACGATAGGGAACCGCGCAGGCGGTTTTCTTCGTGGCACTAGATTACCTGTAAGAGTTATTACCCTAGAAGTGCTATTTGCCTTTTCCACTGAAAAAGAATTGAAGAAAAAACAAGAGGAATTGAACTATATTCTTCACACAGATGAAGAAAAGCCGCTTGTTTTCTTCGATGAACCAGACAGGACATATAACGCCATATTTGAGAGTTTGACAGAAGGCGAAACAAAAGGAGGCTTACAGCATGCCACACTAACTTTTCTTTGTTCTGATCCTAAGAAATATGGAACTGCGGCAGCGTATGAATTAGGGAAAGGAGTTCAAACATTCACAAACCCTAGTCTAGCGGCTATCGAACCGCAAATTGAATGTATTTTTACAGCAGCAGCCACCTCATATGAAGTGGCTCTTTTACATTCAGATGAGAGTGTCAACAAAGTCATAAAGGTTGTACACAACTTTATTGAAGGAGACACACTCATAATCGACATCGCTAAACGGAAGGTACTGAACAATGGGAAAGCGATCATGAACGGCCTGCAAATTCAATCTGAATTCTTTAGTTTTCCTGCTCAAAAACCCGTCAAACTAAAATTCAGTCACAATAGCAGTATCAAATTTAAAGAAGCCTATCTATAG
- a CDS encoding helix-turn-helix domain-containing protein, producing the protein MEYHLKNRQQVEDFIQNEVLTSSEAQEILNVNKQRMSKLHTDGRVSPIKKVGKTVLFLKSDIEQLKKDLEEGRKKYRPYD; encoded by the coding sequence ATGGAATATCATTTGAAGAACCGGCAGCAGGTTGAGGACTTCATTCAAAATGAGGTCCTCACCTCATCTGAAGCACAGGAAATATTAAACGTTAACAAGCAGCGCATGAGTAAATTGCATACTGATGGTCGAGTAAGCCCTATAAAAAAAGTGGGTAAAACTGTTTTATTCTTAAAATCAGATATTGAGCAGCTGAAAAAAGATTTAGAAGAAGGGCGGAAGAAATACCGCCCGTATGATTAG
- a CDS encoding MFS transporter, which yields MIPATKAETAHLSIIPFIFVLFGLFMITTAVNLQVPLYTLYAEQAGYGKAATALVFAAYVFGLIPVLLFLGGISDRAGRKPVLLVALSFSLCATLLMIMHPSIQMLFAARLLQGVGLGLSVGTCTAYLIALYPEKSSLIPTFIALCSSVGFGGGALFTAILSFQRVSLAPLSYWIVLGLLILTILGVFFFVPPIQGDSDKPMMNMPRFPKGTMPANAAIAIAWSVCGLVISVLPAQLKMSGYELWVGPALFLINMAGVLMQPFVRKMNSTAALLTGFICLPCGYGLLLFGASSGSIALVLAGTMLAGTACYGFTYLGGLQLIVERGKKEAARAVAGFYLFAYLGLGIPSVFVGLFADMYGTQMVLTVFFLIVLAACLILLISSIKQKQK from the coding sequence ATGATCCCTGCAACTAAAGCAGAAACAGCACACCTATCCATCATCCCGTTTATATTCGTTTTATTTGGTCTTTTTATGATTACGACCGCAGTGAATCTGCAAGTTCCTCTTTATACGTTGTATGCCGAACAAGCAGGCTACGGAAAGGCGGCTACAGCACTTGTATTTGCTGCCTATGTCTTCGGACTGATTCCAGTATTGCTTTTTCTTGGCGGCATATCTGACCGGGCTGGGCGCAAACCGGTTTTATTGGTCGCGCTTAGCTTTTCGTTATGTGCTACTCTATTGATGATCATGCATCCTTCCATACAAATGCTCTTTGCGGCCCGGCTGCTGCAAGGGGTGGGTCTCGGTCTGAGTGTTGGCACATGCACAGCTTATTTGATTGCTTTATATCCAGAGAAATCAAGCTTGATCCCAACTTTTATTGCGTTATGCAGTTCGGTCGGCTTTGGGGGCGGTGCTCTTTTTACGGCCATTCTTTCTTTTCAACGTGTGTCGCTTGCGCCACTTAGCTATTGGATTGTGCTAGGCCTTTTAATCCTAACCATCTTGGGTGTCTTCTTTTTCGTTCCGCCTATACAAGGAGATTCAGATAAACCGATGATGAACATGCCGAGATTTCCAAAAGGAACAATGCCGGCGAATGCAGCAATTGCCATCGCGTGGTCCGTATGTGGTCTCGTCATTTCGGTTTTGCCAGCACAGCTTAAAATGAGTGGATATGAATTATGGGTAGGGCCGGCACTCTTTTTGATTAATATGGCAGGTGTCCTGATGCAGCCCTTTGTTCGCAAGATGAATAGTACAGCCGCCCTTCTTACGGGATTTATCTGTCTTCCATGTGGATATGGTCTCTTGCTATTTGGAGCAAGTAGCGGGTCCATCGCTCTTGTACTTGCCGGAACGATGCTTGCGGGTACGGCCTGCTATGGATTTACTTATTTAGGTGGTCTTCAGCTTATTGTCGAGCGAGGGAAGAAGGAGGCAGCTAGAGCTGTTGCTGGGTTTTACTTGTTTGCTTATTTAGGGCTGGGGATTCCAAGTGTTTTTGTCGGTCTTTTCGCTGATATGTACGGGACCCAAATGGTGTTAACCGTTTTCTTCTTGATCGTTTTGGCTGCTTGTCTCATTCTTTTGATCTCGAGTATCAAACAGAAACAAAAGTGA
- a CDS encoding BhlA/UviB family holin-like peptide: MEMDLAQYLMTQGPFAVLFCWVLFYVLNTTKERENKLNEQIDAQNNVLAKFSEKYDVVIEKLDRIERNQK, from the coding sequence GTGGAAATGGATTTGGCACAGTATTTAATGACACAGGGCCCATTTGCGGTTCTTTTCTGTTGGGTGCTGTTTTATGTATTAAACACAACAAAGGAAAGAGAAAACAAGCTCAATGAGCAAATAGACGCACAGAACAACGTTTTAGCAAAATTCAGTGAAAAATATGATGTTGTCATTGAAAAGTTAGATCGGATCGAAAGAAACCAAAAATAA
- a CDS encoding prophage endopeptidase tail family protein, giving the protein MAEIFILSPEDELLAVLSSDGQDSCNFWDAKYKEELNLGSSFSFIADASHPDARYLFEENQVVFRDKDGELRAFVIKELDDTDDGVEINTLVTCEAAMMELAETIIKERRPKDRTAQEVLDQVFERTRWTAEVTAELGLNSTSFYKMTALECLSDVLNKWGGEFRDVVEFDGNTITKRTIKVLSRRGKDSGKRFEIDKDTESIRRTVISYPKTALYGYGASLQTTDEDGEETGGYSRFIDFADVEWKKSNGDPVDKPKGQEWVGDPALLQKYGRLKNGELIHREDIFSDEDIEDPKELLKATYNHLLTVASKTEVNYELSVKLLEGVEGYEHEHVDLGDTTIAIDRFFAIPIETSQRIITMEYDITDPENTCVVEIGQFLSVLQGDDRVKQLQKIIDSNRGTWERKPEAGNVTDGSFPNTKPPRPSNIKAEGLFKTVSLTWDYNPSSYIAAYEVYASQNKGFTPTAAQLIFRGKTGGWHHQDGVDVDQVWYYRFRTINTHGTASDWSSEYEAKTVRVLNNDIMFGAVTADKLAALSVTADKLYTDISNSNILPGSLSRSSDLAGLNSAELTVNELDYNEVTVTKKLTDNILFGISTSPRKSLKLVNGETYTFSIEVKRGNLKNFNYLNFRYYVTPSNLKRQTVETTFGDISSLPSDEFVRLNCTFTYTGDTASNYYLLFGAYTENATDEGSFVVRKCQLRMGESTKEWSASPYDVMLTEKSVTALHVNDAAIGTAAIQNAAIQKAHLGTAIIDTAHITDGAITNAKIANLSADKITAGTIKGITIEGSLIKGARIEPISQNSNYKSYITANEIYQEYFDGSTNVLTIKDGVFQQSYNRLDGQVLVGGTTIDRGFIKLEGGSGNTVTNGFTYRSYLYSDWLKGSGYRVAKFDGKKEIDTFFIGSEYPGFDYDTAIIAAFESGMIISSAGEMFLNNQGANFDIKGNGSYLFDKISTDGNFYANVSNGYFAAYAKKGFLLHTGDGYGDLKAHTIDMYSGNQTNTLLRAAGVVLSRYGSSLQTNCQIIFDSISIMMGTNSGSYDYTVWSERNIENMFHVFLQVEGSNSSAVVAAFENKTTAGFRIYIRNAAGIANANNRNYTVNIMMITEAI; this is encoded by the coding sequence ATGGCTGAGATATTCATTTTATCGCCAGAAGATGAACTTTTGGCTGTTCTGTCCAGTGACGGACAGGACTCATGTAATTTTTGGGATGCAAAATATAAAGAAGAACTCAACTTGGGTTCTTCTTTTTCTTTTATTGCGGATGCTTCCCATCCTGATGCGCGTTATTTGTTTGAAGAGAATCAAGTCGTGTTTCGAGATAAGGACGGAGAATTACGGGCATTTGTCATAAAAGAGCTTGATGATACGGATGATGGTGTTGAGATTAATACGCTTGTTACTTGCGAAGCAGCAATGATGGAACTAGCGGAAACAATCATAAAAGAGCGAAGGCCGAAAGACAGGACCGCTCAAGAGGTTCTTGATCAAGTGTTTGAAAGAACCAGATGGACCGCAGAAGTGACCGCCGAGCTAGGACTAAACTCGACATCATTCTATAAAATGACTGCTCTTGAATGTTTAAGCGATGTCTTGAACAAATGGGGCGGCGAATTCAGAGACGTTGTGGAGTTTGACGGGAATACCATCACCAAACGCACAATCAAGGTCTTGTCGCGCAGAGGAAAAGACAGCGGCAAGCGTTTTGAAATTGATAAGGACACTGAAAGTATCAGACGTACCGTGATCAGCTATCCTAAAACAGCTTTGTATGGTTATGGTGCTTCATTACAAACAACTGATGAAGACGGAGAGGAGACAGGTGGTTATTCTCGTTTCATCGACTTCGCAGATGTTGAGTGGAAAAAATCAAATGGTGATCCAGTAGACAAACCAAAGGGGCAAGAGTGGGTAGGGGATCCTGCTCTATTACAAAAATACGGCCGCTTGAAAAATGGGGAATTAATTCATAGAGAAGATATTTTCAGCGATGAAGATATTGAAGATCCCAAAGAATTGTTGAAAGCAACTTACAATCATTTACTCACTGTGGCATCAAAAACAGAGGTCAATTATGAGCTATCAGTGAAGCTGCTTGAAGGTGTTGAGGGGTATGAGCACGAGCATGTCGATCTTGGAGATACAACCATTGCTATTGATCGCTTCTTCGCAATACCGATCGAAACTTCACAGCGAATTATAACGATGGAATACGACATCACCGATCCTGAAAATACGTGTGTCGTTGAGATAGGACAGTTCTTGTCAGTCTTACAGGGTGATGACCGAGTAAAGCAGTTGCAAAAGATAATTGATAGTAATCGTGGTACCTGGGAAAGAAAACCGGAAGCGGGCAACGTGACGGATGGCAGTTTTCCGAATACAAAGCCACCCCGTCCATCAAATATCAAAGCAGAAGGTTTGTTCAAAACGGTATCTCTTACTTGGGATTACAACCCTAGTTCATACATTGCAGCATATGAAGTGTATGCATCGCAAAATAAAGGATTTACGCCAACAGCCGCACAACTTATTTTCCGCGGGAAAACAGGAGGCTGGCACCACCAAGACGGTGTGGATGTTGATCAAGTATGGTATTACCGTTTTAGAACAATCAACACGCACGGAACGGCCAGCGATTGGTCGAGTGAATATGAGGCCAAGACGGTAAGAGTTCTTAATAATGACATTATGTTCGGTGCTGTCACAGCAGATAAACTGGCAGCTCTATCAGTGACAGCAGACAAACTGTATACAGATATTTCAAACTCGAACATCTTACCGGGTTCATTATCAAGGTCTAGTGATCTAGCTGGGCTTAATTCTGCTGAATTAACTGTAAATGAACTGGATTACAATGAAGTTACTGTTACAAAAAAACTCACAGATAATATACTTTTTGGAATTTCAACATCTCCACGTAAATCGTTAAAACTTGTCAATGGAGAAACTTATACTTTTTCAATAGAAGTTAAACGAGGCAATTTGAAGAATTTCAATTACTTAAATTTCCGTTATTACGTTACACCCAGCAATCTTAAGAGACAAACCGTTGAGACTACTTTTGGCGATATTTCTAGCTTGCCATCAGATGAGTTTGTACGATTAAACTGTACTTTTACTTACACTGGCGATACTGCAAGTAACTATTATTTGCTATTCGGCGCTTATACAGAGAACGCTACAGATGAAGGCTCATTTGTCGTTAGAAAATGTCAATTACGAATGGGTGAATCTACAAAAGAATGGTCTGCCAGTCCTTACGATGTAATGCTCACAGAAAAATCTGTGACAGCACTTCATGTAAATGATGCTGCGATTGGAACGGCAGCCATTCAAAACGCCGCAATTCAGAAAGCACATCTAGGCACAGCGATTATTGATACTGCTCATATAACAGATGGTGCCATTACAAATGCCAAAATAGCCAATCTTTCTGCTGATAAAATCACAGCTGGCACGATTAAAGGTATCACGATTGAAGGCTCACTTATAAAAGGGGCTAGAATTGAACCAATTTCTCAAAATTCAAATTATAAATCTTATATAACTGCTAATGAGATATATCAAGAATATTTTGATGGAAGCACAAACGTATTAACAATAAAAGATGGAGTTTTTCAACAATCTTACAATCGTCTTGACGGTCAGGTATTAGTTGGAGGAACAACTATTGATAGGGGTTTTATAAAACTAGAAGGTGGATCTGGAAACACAGTGACAAATGGGTTCACTTATAGGTCTTATCTCTATTCAGATTGGTTAAAAGGATCAGGATACAGAGTGGCGAAGTTTGATGGTAAAAAGGAAATCGATACTTTTTTTATCGGTTCTGAATATCCCGGATTTGATTATGACACTGCGATTATTGCAGCATTTGAAAGTGGTATGATAATCTCTTCTGCTGGAGAAATGTTCTTAAATAATCAAGGGGCAAATTTTGATATTAAAGGGAATGGATCATATCTTTTCGATAAGATAAGCACAGACGGAAATTTTTATGCTAATGTCTCCAATGGTTATTTTGCTGCGTATGCTAAAAAAGGATTTCTCCTACACACTGGAGATGGATATGGGGATCTGAAAGCTCACACTATTGATATGTACAGTGGAAATCAAACAAATACCCTACTGAGAGCTGCTGGTGTTGTGTTATCAAGATATGGAAGTTCACTACAAACAAATTGTCAAATTATTTTTGATAGTATTTCCATCATGATGGGCACTAATTCAGGAAGCTATGATTATACAGTTTGGTCGGAACGAAATATTGAGAATATGTTTCATGTCTTTTTGCAGGTGGAAGGATCGAACTCAAGTGCTGTCGTAGCAGCATTTGAAAATAAAACAACTGCTGGATTCCGAATTTATATAAGAAATGCAGCTGGAATAGCTAATGCCAACAACCGGAATTACACTGTAAACATAATGATGATTACAGAAGCAATTTAG
- a CDS encoding PLP-dependent aminotransferase family protein, whose translation MYIHLDRSSTTPLWQQIVTGIIQKIHSQKLNPDDQLTPTRVLAQELNVSRSTVQLAYDELLARGYVSTSRRGGTKVISSDQYTASTPHQSEPPFPLPIRPHFQEAEKQMDDWLSANQFHEKLDIDFRHQEPAIDEHFQNIWKRSLMKALQRLDLKDWGYSSPNGLWEVRSEIRQYLSVERGIDVEEDQIVLTGGTQQAIDLISQVLLKKGDTVAVEDPGFPGARLSFIHREMDIYPAPVDEDGMMVNTLPRRTKLIAVTPSHQRPTGVCMSVNRRQQLLKFAVSHQSYILEDDFDGDYRYHGGPLPSLFSEAPDHVIYILSFSKVLAPGIRLAAIIGSKAVIKEIASLQSLIQRQLPIMEQITLASFFREGEFTRYVRRMRQLYKKRQAAMMDALLTHHFDRHFHIYGTDTGLHVFLEGAPDFDEKGSIEAAKAAGVGIYPLSPYCVESNRKGLLLGFACTDELMIQEGVRRLKQILNI comes from the coding sequence ATGTATATTCATTTAGACCGCTCAAGTACTACCCCGCTCTGGCAGCAAATCGTGACTGGGATCATTCAAAAAATTCATTCACAAAAGCTGAATCCTGATGATCAGCTAACCCCGACGCGTGTATTAGCACAGGAGCTTAATGTATCAAGATCAACTGTACAGCTTGCCTATGATGAACTACTGGCAAGAGGATATGTCAGCACATCTAGACGAGGCGGTACAAAAGTCATTTCAAGTGACCAATATACTGCCTCCACTCCTCATCAAAGTGAGCCTCCGTTCCCCCTCCCGATCAGACCGCATTTTCAGGAGGCTGAGAAACAAATGGACGACTGGCTGTCGGCCAATCAATTTCACGAGAAGCTGGATATTGATTTTCGTCATCAGGAGCCAGCCATCGATGAACATTTTCAAAACATATGGAAACGGTCACTTATGAAAGCATTACAGCGATTAGATTTGAAAGACTGGGGCTACTCCTCTCCAAACGGATTATGGGAAGTACGTTCAGAAATACGTCAATACTTATCTGTAGAAAGAGGAATTGATGTAGAAGAAGATCAAATCGTGTTAACCGGAGGCACGCAGCAAGCCATTGATTTGATTTCACAAGTATTGCTTAAAAAAGGCGATACAGTAGCTGTTGAAGATCCAGGCTTTCCTGGGGCAAGGCTCTCGTTTATTCATCGTGAAATGGACATTTACCCTGCGCCCGTTGACGAAGATGGAATGATGGTGAATACATTGCCACGGAGAACCAAGCTGATTGCAGTGACGCCCTCTCACCAGCGTCCAACCGGAGTATGTATGAGTGTCAACAGAAGACAGCAGCTGCTAAAATTTGCTGTCAGCCATCAGTCTTATATACTAGAGGATGATTTTGATGGAGATTATCGTTATCATGGCGGACCGCTTCCTTCCTTATTTTCAGAAGCACCCGACCATGTGATTTATATCTTAAGTTTCTCCAAAGTGCTGGCACCCGGCATCCGCCTTGCTGCCATTATCGGCTCCAAAGCCGTCATAAAAGAAATCGCTTCCTTGCAATCACTCATTCAAAGACAGCTGCCCATTATGGAACAGATCACACTCGCTTCATTTTTCAGAGAAGGAGAATTTACACGTTATGTCAGGCGAATGAGACAGCTGTATAAAAAAAGACAGGCTGCCATGATGGATGCCCTTTTGACACATCACTTTGACAGACACTTTCATATCTACGGGACCGATACGGGTCTTCATGTCTTTTTAGAAGGAGCGCCAGACTTTGACGAAAAAGGCAGTATTGAGGCAGCCAAAGCAGCGGGCGTAGGCATTTATCCATTAAGTCCATATTGTGTTGAAAGCAATCGAAAAGGATTACTGCTAGGCTTCGCCTGTACGGACGAACTCATGATTCAGGAAGGTGTTCGCCGCTTAAAGCAAATACTTAATATCTAA
- a CDS encoding phage holin has protein sequence MKNLDKGTVIRTVLLLIALINQFLVMFGKTSLPLDEESVNNLADVLYVAFSTLFTTIMTLITWFKNNYVTSKGQKQKEVLKQKGLTK, from the coding sequence ATGAAAAACTTAGACAAAGGCACTGTGATCCGCACGGTGCTTCTTTTAATTGCTTTGATAAATCAGTTTTTAGTGATGTTCGGCAAAACGTCTTTACCATTGGATGAAGAGTCTGTAAACAATTTAGCAGACGTTTTATATGTTGCTTTCTCGACACTATTTACAACGATTATGACGCTCATCACATGGTTTAAAAACAACTATGTGACATCTAAAGGACAGAAGCAGAAAGAAGTCCTAAAACAAAAAGGATTAACGAAGTAA
- a CDS encoding tail assembly chaperone, with product MATLTIGNKEYTARCDFSFDRTANEKYTSKEEDKSGGTLNIYMGLLNEDALMLSAFWDCALSHLKGSKPSSEQIEEAIMKIIDEDTKGDATDRLINEAFQTLENAGFFKGKIRQQWTMMEKMGAPKKAAPNETPEMTAKRIEEQEQAKEYMEMLKQARKERMGSTTSK from the coding sequence ATGGCTACTTTAACAATTGGAAATAAAGAATATACAGCAAGATGTGATTTCTCGTTTGACCGTACAGCAAATGAAAAATATACAAGTAAAGAGGAAGACAAATCAGGCGGCACGCTGAACATTTACATGGGCTTGCTCAATGAAGATGCTTTAATGCTTTCAGCTTTTTGGGATTGCGCTTTATCTCACCTTAAAGGCAGTAAACCGTCTTCAGAACAAATTGAAGAAGCAATCATGAAAATCATTGACGAAGACACTAAAGGTGATGCTACTGACCGTTTGATTAACGAAGCATTCCAGACACTTGAGAATGCCGGTTTTTTCAAAGGCAAGATTCGTCAGCAATGGACCATGATGGAGAAAATGGGGGCACCGAAGAAAGCGGCACCGAACGAGACACCAGAAATGACGGCGAAACGGATCGAGGAACAGGAACAAGCGAAGGAATACATGGAAATGCTCAAGCAAGCCCGCAAAGAGCGGATGGGATCGACTACCTCCAAGTAA
- a CDS encoding Abi family protein has product MEISTSSKTFKTHSEQLEILKERGLIIEDEQKALKYLRTINYYRLTGYMLQLKHNDRFINNSTFEQAIKIYEFDTELRRLFLEATEYIEITLRSQLAYSFSNLYGGLGYKKSENFHDESIHTSFLKIVEKKINDSRETFVKHHKMNYDTQLPLWVAVEIFSMDILSKFYANMHIKDKKILAEFYGVNYSSLTNWLHSITTVRNISAHYSRLYNRKFTVKVRLFKEISLPNNKLVSVVYILKRLLPNEEWMRFFNSLQTLFEQYSDVIQIHHLGFIDGWDKHIKL; this is encoded by the coding sequence ATGGAAATTTCAACTTCCTCAAAAACATTTAAAACTCATTCAGAGCAATTAGAAATATTGAAAGAACGTGGTTTAATTATTGAAGATGAGCAAAAAGCACTAAAATATCTTAGAACAATTAATTATTATAGGTTAACTGGATATATGCTACAGCTTAAACATAATGACAGATTTATTAATAATTCAACCTTTGAACAAGCCATAAAAATTTATGAATTTGATACAGAATTGAGAAGATTATTTTTAGAAGCAACAGAGTACATTGAGATTACACTTCGATCCCAGCTTGCGTACAGCTTCTCTAATCTTTATGGAGGTTTAGGTTATAAAAAGTCGGAAAATTTCCACGATGAATCGATACATACCTCTTTTCTAAAAATTGTTGAGAAAAAAATAAATGATAGCAGAGAAACTTTTGTTAAGCATCACAAAATGAATTATGATACCCAACTTCCACTATGGGTGGCAGTCGAAATATTTTCAATGGACATTTTGTCTAAATTCTATGCCAACATGCATATTAAAGACAAGAAAATTCTTGCTGAATTTTACGGAGTAAACTATTCCTCTCTAACAAATTGGCTTCACAGCATCACAACAGTCAGAAACATAAGTGCTCACTATTCAAGGTTATACAACAGGAAATTCACAGTGAAAGTGAGATTATTTAAGGAAATTTCCTTACCTAATAATAAATTGGTTTCTGTTGTATATATTCTAAAAAGATTGCTTCCTAACGAAGAATGGATGAGATTTTTTAATTCACTTCAAACTTTATTTGAACAATACTCAGATGTCATCCAAATTCATCACTTAGGTTTTATAGATGGATGGGACAAGCACATAAAGTTATAA
- a CDS encoding D-TA family PLP-dependent enzyme produces MTYEQLDTPALLIDKRVMMENLTAMQQYADRQQVKLRPHTKTHKTPSLAKLQEEIGASGLTVAKVGEAEVMAAHGLTDIFIANQIVGETKLKRIRKLAESIQISFGIDCAEHVHQIEQVFHGAEKKAEVLIEIEVGEERSGVIEESDFRQILQAIQTCEFVHLKGIFSHDGHTYKAESKAHCRALYEDAVNRTLQFAQIAEEAGIPLEVVSIGSTPPFLFQFDIPKGVTEIRPGTYIFMDASQSNVIGTFSHCAAAVLTTVISKPTKTRVITDVGAKGLTAQTRTKGLTKTKGLGKVKDYDDVFVSSVFDEHAIIYHEGFRQTVQIGEKVQIIPNHICPAVNLHEKAYLIQDGDVVEELEIACKGKLQ; encoded by the coding sequence ATGACTTATGAGCAACTGGATACACCGGCGCTATTAATTGATAAACGGGTGATGATGGAGAATCTCACTGCTATGCAGCAATATGCGGATCGTCAGCAGGTCAAACTGCGTCCGCATACGAAAACACATAAAACACCTAGTCTTGCCAAGTTGCAGGAAGAGATCGGGGCATCTGGCTTAACTGTAGCGAAAGTAGGAGAAGCGGAAGTGATGGCAGCGCACGGTCTGACAGATATCTTTATCGCCAATCAAATTGTAGGTGAGACAAAGCTTAAGCGAATTCGAAAACTGGCAGAGTCGATACAAATTTCATTTGGAATAGATTGTGCCGAGCATGTGCATCAAATTGAACAGGTTTTTCACGGAGCAGAGAAAAAAGCAGAGGTTTTAATTGAGATAGAGGTTGGAGAAGAAAGATCTGGTGTCATTGAAGAGAGTGATTTCCGTCAAATCTTACAGGCGATTCAAACATGTGAATTCGTTCATTTAAAGGGAATTTTTTCTCATGATGGACATACTTACAAGGCGGAAAGTAAAGCACATTGCCGAGCATTATATGAAGACGCTGTGAATCGAACGCTTCAGTTTGCACAGATTGCGGAAGAAGCAGGTATTCCGCTAGAGGTTGTGAGCATAGGGTCGACACCGCCCTTCTTATTTCAATTTGATATTCCAAAGGGAGTCACCGAAATCAGACCAGGCACATACATTTTCATGGATGCCTCTCAGTCCAATGTGATCGGCACTTTTTCACATTGTGCGGCAGCCGTGCTGACAACAGTGATCAGTAAGCCAACAAAGACCCGTGTCATTACAGATGTTGGAGCCAAAGGTTTGACAGCTCAAACCCGTACAAAAGGGCTCACAAAAACAAAGGGATTAGGCAAAGTAAAAGACTATGATGATGTGTTTGTTTCAAGTGTATTTGATGAGCATGCTATCATCTATCACGAAGGCTTCCGTCAAACCGTCCAGATCGGTGAGAAGGTGCAAATCATTCCAAATCATATTTGTCCGGCGGTCAATCTCCATGAAAAAGCATACCTCATTCAAGATGGTGATGTAGTTGAAGAGCTTGAAATTGCTTGTAAAGGTAAACTTCAATAA